One part of the Candidatus Paceibacterota bacterium genome encodes these proteins:
- a CDS encoding type IV secretion system DNA-binding domain-containing protein — protein sequence MSANEYALARPQAHGSTADLVASEFSRWLALGQGTREWDFPVFIEPPYSPIIVAPAVIEDDGRQPTILSALADTVGNWLSPKKRPAPKANTVVAGDLNWLAFPNCSTPVEFQALIPPHISIRKDSFEQFLMSVRYCHFPLCFELIGRADSITVQLVAQQDDVAHVEPQLAAHFPDIVFAKRTGHLEKVWQETEGEHRFLFGFSLLQPFLLPLESYRGFPVDPLVGLAGALSDIRKDEAAVFQVLFEPARNPWLETLAQVAEFAPELSPHIRKKIAYPFFAVVARLACKAASEERLVQLLKNLDGAMRVFSTPAGNGLTVLSNKGYSSGRQEIDLLLRQTHRSGMLLNSDELLGLAHWPTPAVRTPKLDRATRKTRPAPTLCLNHALTLGTNNHNGEDSTVTLAPAQRVKHMHVVGASGTGKSTFLLNLIIQDIENGEGVGVLDPHGDLVDEILAHIPAERHDDVVLVDPSDEEYPVGFNILSAHSNLEKNLLASDLVSVFRRLSTSWGDQMTSVLGNAVLSFLESSTGGTLSDLRRFLIEPGFRAEFLETVRDEEVVYFWKKEFPLLSGKPQASLLTRLDSFLRPKPIRHMVCQKENKLDFASIMDSKKIFLAKLSQGLIGQENSYLLGSLFVSKFHQLVMGRQEVRQSERENFWLYLDEFQNFVTPSMAAILSGARKYRLGLILSHQDMHQLVSRDPDVANAVLANAFTRVCFRLGDSDARRMTEGFSNFDAHDLQSLGTGDAICRIERSAFDFNMYTALPELVDEELAEERRRRIREFSRAKHSKRRTELEPPRGQTPAAPAFPKAEDTTPTPAAPRPEPAPLQIAKSTPGKGGHEHKVFQQVLCDWAGDLGFTAAIEQELPSGQGSVDVEIETGSESIACEISVTTSIADELSNLTKCLTAGYDHLLMICTDRGKLDALKRSAAAKFPADALERVQFVTPTEAFQFLHSLIDGVSITAKGALSSYGCDVRVNYPPAASAPSSKKGGVAQAVRNATKRLRDGRK from the coding sequence ATGAGCGCAAACGAATACGCCCTGGCCCGGCCTCAAGCGCACGGCAGCACCGCCGATTTGGTCGCGAGCGAATTCTCCCGCTGGCTTGCCTTGGGGCAAGGCACGCGGGAATGGGATTTCCCTGTCTTTATCGAGCCGCCCTACAGTCCGATCATCGTCGCTCCCGCTGTTATCGAGGACGACGGCAGGCAGCCGACGATTCTCAGCGCTCTGGCGGATACCGTCGGCAACTGGCTGAGTCCGAAAAAGAGACCCGCGCCTAAAGCGAACACGGTCGTTGCCGGCGATCTCAATTGGCTGGCATTTCCCAATTGCAGCACGCCCGTTGAATTTCAAGCGCTCATTCCTCCGCACATCAGCATCCGCAAGGACAGCTTCGAGCAATTCTTAATGAGCGTCAGGTACTGCCACTTTCCGCTCTGTTTCGAATTGATCGGCCGCGCGGATTCGATCACGGTTCAACTGGTCGCGCAGCAAGATGACGTGGCGCACGTCGAACCGCAACTCGCGGCGCACTTTCCGGACATTGTCTTCGCTAAACGCACGGGGCATCTGGAAAAAGTCTGGCAGGAGACGGAAGGCGAGCATCGCTTTCTTTTTGGGTTCAGCCTGTTGCAGCCGTTTCTCCTGCCGCTCGAATCCTATCGGGGTTTTCCCGTCGATCCGCTCGTTGGCCTGGCTGGCGCACTTTCCGACATCCGCAAGGACGAGGCCGCCGTCTTCCAAGTGCTCTTTGAACCGGCGCGCAATCCGTGGCTTGAGACGCTGGCTCAAGTCGCCGAGTTCGCGCCGGAACTCAGCCCGCATATTCGCAAGAAGATTGCGTATCCGTTTTTTGCGGTGGTGGCGCGGCTGGCTTGCAAGGCCGCGAGTGAAGAGCGCTTGGTGCAATTGCTCAAGAATCTCGACGGCGCGATGCGCGTATTTTCAACCCCTGCTGGAAACGGATTGACCGTGCTTTCCAACAAGGGCTATTCGAGTGGCCGGCAGGAAATTGATCTGTTACTGCGACAAACGCACCGCAGCGGCATGTTGCTGAACAGCGACGAACTGCTGGGCCTTGCGCATTGGCCGACACCCGCGGTGCGCACGCCGAAGCTGGACCGCGCCACGCGCAAGACAAGGCCGGCGCCCACGCTCTGCCTGAATCATGCGTTGACGCTCGGCACGAACAACCACAACGGAGAAGACAGCACCGTGACGCTCGCGCCCGCGCAGCGCGTCAAGCACATGCACGTCGTCGGCGCGTCGGGCACCGGCAAGTCAACGTTTCTACTCAACCTCATCATCCAGGACATTGAAAACGGCGAGGGCGTCGGCGTGCTCGATCCGCATGGCGACCTTGTGGATGAAATTCTCGCCCACATTCCCGCAGAACGCCACGACGATGTGGTCCTCGTCGATCCGTCCGATGAAGAATACCCGGTCGGTTTCAATATCCTTTCGGCGCACTCGAATCTCGAAAAGAACCTGCTGGCTTCGGACCTCGTTTCCGTTTTTCGCCGCCTGTCCACAAGCTGGGGCGATCAAATGACCTCAGTGCTCGGAAACGCCGTGCTCTCGTTTTTGGAAAGCAGCACTGGCGGCACGCTCTCCGATTTACGGCGGTTTCTGATTGAACCGGGCTTCCGCGCGGAATTTCTTGAAACGGTGCGTGACGAGGAAGTCGTGTATTTCTGGAAGAAGGAATTTCCGCTCCTCTCCGGCAAGCCGCAAGCATCGCTGTTGACCCGGCTCGATTCCTTCCTGCGCCCCAAGCCGATTCGCCACATGGTTTGCCAGAAGGAGAACAAGCTCGACTTCGCGAGCATCATGGATTCCAAGAAAATCTTTTTGGCGAAACTCTCGCAAGGATTGATCGGGCAGGAAAACTCATACCTGCTTGGCTCGCTGTTCGTCTCGAAATTCCATCAACTTGTCATGGGCCGTCAGGAAGTGCGCCAGTCCGAACGTGAAAACTTCTGGCTCTACCTCGACGAATTTCAGAATTTCGTCACCCCGTCGATGGCGGCGATTCTCTCCGGCGCGCGTAAATACCGCCTCGGCCTTATTCTCTCGCACCAGGACATGCACCAACTGGTGAGCCGCGATCCCGATGTGGCAAATGCCGTCCTTGCCAACGCCTTTACGCGCGTCTGTTTCCGGCTCGGCGACTCCGACGCGCGGCGCATGACCGAAGGCTTCTCGAATTTCGATGCTCACGATTTGCAGAGCTTGGGCACCGGCGATGCAATCTGCCGCATTGAGCGTTCCGCCTTCGATTTCAACATGTATACCGCATTGCCGGAACTCGTTGACGAAGAACTCGCCGAAGAACGGCGGCGGCGCATTCGGGAATTTTCGCGCGCCAAGCACAGCAAGAGGCGGACGGAGCTTGAGCCGCCGCGAGGCCAGACTCCGGCAGCGCCAGCATTCCCCAAAGCCGAAGATACCACTCCCACGCCAGCGGCGCCGAGGCCCGAACCCGCGCCGCTCCAAATCGCCAAGTCCACTCCAGGCAAAGGCGGCCACGAGCACAAAGTTTTTCAGCAAGTGCTTTGCGATTGGGCTGGCGATCTCGGCTTTACGGCTGCAATCGAACAGGAACTTCCGAGCGGACAGGGCAGTGTCGATGTCGAAATCGAAACCGGCTCCGAATCCATCGCCTGCGAAATTTCCGTCACAACCAGTATTGCCGATGAACTGAGCAATCTCACGAAATGCCTGACGGCCGGCTACGATCACCTGCTGATGATCTGCACCGATCGCGGCAAACTCGACGCCTTGAAACGCAGTGCCGCTGCCAAGTTTCCTGCTGACGCGCTTGAGCGGGTCCAGTTTGTGACGCCAACCGAAGCGTTCCAATTCCTGCATAGCTTGATCGACGGCGTCTCAATCACGGCGAAAGGCGCGCTGTCAAGTTACGGATGCGACGTGCGCGTAAATTACCCGCCCGCCGCGAGCGCACCTTCCAGCAAGAAAGGCGGCGTGGCGCAAGCCGTCAGGAATGCCACCAAGCGTCTTCGCGACGGAAGAAAATAG
- a CDS encoding recombinase family protein, translating to MSQTNEVKLSRHVPFGYRREPAGELVPDPVEAPIRKELYELFLRHGRKKTVAKLLNEAGHRTRDGSLFSDATIGRLLRDPIVTGAATSTFKIEPLISEEVWRQCQELLQHPVPKTPAHLFAGIVQCACGTKMYVPTNSDKYVCANCRRKVPARRLENIFFDQFKTCFLVPLETGSEGGELVQNVQIWPHFTPEEKRQVVESMTQSIVVADRRIDINLYYLPSVKDMTNWQHEQIGNKSGERQSTRVHESPLRFNVDTRELRHGETSLTYKLNETTRNFLTVLALNITNGIHLPLELDRPFADGASCTTRNALDTLRKQIGAVICKRLIKTERGSATRPGGVRLQNVEIAGVGKREITLNPEAVHAAKSNRTGQSARQRKPLSGEHFER from the coding sequence ATGTCTCAAACCAACGAGGTCAAACTTTCCAGGCATGTGCCATTCGGCTATCGGCGCGAACCGGCAGGCGAACTCGTGCCGGACCCCGTCGAGGCTCCCATTCGAAAGGAGCTTTACGAGCTTTTTCTCCGTCATGGCCGCAAAAAGACAGTCGCCAAATTACTGAACGAAGCTGGCCACCGCACGCGCGACGGGTCGCTTTTTTCAGACGCAACAATCGGCAGGTTGCTCCGCGATCCCATCGTGACCGGCGCTGCAACCTCGACGTTCAAGATCGAGCCGCTTATTTCGGAAGAAGTTTGGCGGCAGTGCCAGGAATTGCTGCAACATCCCGTTCCGAAAACACCGGCACATCTCTTCGCCGGAATCGTCCAGTGCGCGTGTGGCACGAAAATGTACGTGCCAACGAACTCCGACAAATATGTTTGCGCGAACTGCCGGCGAAAGGTTCCAGCACGTCGTCTTGAAAACATCTTCTTCGACCAGTTCAAAACCTGCTTCCTGGTGCCGCTCGAAACCGGAAGCGAAGGCGGTGAACTGGTCCAGAATGTTCAAATCTGGCCGCACTTCACGCCTGAAGAGAAACGGCAGGTCGTCGAATCAATGACACAATCGATCGTTGTCGCTGATCGGAGGATCGACATTAACCTGTATTATTTGCCTTCGGTAAAAGACATGACAAATTGGCAACACGAACAAATTGGCAACAAGTCCGGCGAACGCCAGTCTACGCGCGTCCATGAAAGTCCGCTGCGGTTCAACGTAGATACCCGTGAACTCCGGCACGGCGAAACGTCATTGACGTACAAGCTCAATGAAACCACCCGCAACTTTCTCACGGTTTTGGCGCTCAATATCACAAACGGGATACACCTCCCGCTCGAACTCGACCGGCCCTTCGCGGACGGAGCCAGTTGCACAACGCGCAATGCCCTCGATACCCTGCGTAAACAGATCGGGGCGGTGATCTGCAAGCGCCTCATCAAAACCGAGCGCGGTTCAGCCACAAGGCCCGGCGGCGTCAGGCTTCAGAATGTAGAAATTGCTGGCGTTGGGAAGCGGGAAATCACTCTCAATCCCGAAGCTGTCCACGCCGCCAAATCCAACCGAACCGGCCAGTCCGCAAGGCAGCGCAAGCCACTTTCCGGTGAGCATTTTGAGCGTTGA
- a CDS encoding recombinase family protein, producing MNVIVWARVSSREQREGYSLDAQLRAARERATKNGWTVLKEFVVAESARRGAERVAFNEMFQWVKANAKRDGIKAILSHKLDRVCRNMRDAVRLQELEDTCGVHLAFVENQFGPGAAGALSFNVMAAVAQYYSDNLRNEVLKGMDEKVRQGWPTGLAPFGYQNVENRNEPVVPHPVESIAVARIFELYSSGNWTFKSLGDQLEREGIIYRPSQPRFTSSALSKILNNRFYMGQIIRRGQAFPGKYRALIDRSVFEACQQLLHGKNRRTGNPEIMLSGGILRCAHCGHAITGEFIRRKLRCGGVNVHTYYKCGNNNQAPEHPKVRWREEAVEEALLHEFLALKLPTPESAEWFRTALRAGFANVDENQRRQKQMLGKRTTELVNMQDRLLNGYLAGAIDEAVFNRKSTELKAQAVETQSALEKADAYDPEAAERALSVFDFSQNLAERWRGSNYSVRREILLCVSSNRLLGTTTLELQKRKPFDALAEDLVLKIGRGDCTDFEPTSFIDSFLRPPEPHILTAARLERENTFC from the coding sequence ATGAACGTGATTGTCTGGGCGCGGGTCTCGTCCCGCGAGCAGCGCGAAGGATACTCCCTTGACGCGCAGCTTCGCGCCGCGCGTGAACGTGCGACAAAGAACGGCTGGACGGTTCTCAAGGAGTTCGTGGTCGCGGAATCGGCCCGGCGTGGTGCCGAGCGGGTGGCTTTCAACGAGATGTTTCAATGGGTGAAAGCCAACGCCAAACGTGATGGCATCAAAGCAATTCTGAGCCACAAACTGGATCGTGTCTGCCGCAATATGCGCGACGCGGTGCGCTTGCAAGAACTTGAAGACACCTGCGGCGTGCATCTGGCCTTCGTCGAAAACCAGTTTGGGCCGGGAGCCGCGGGCGCGCTGTCGTTTAACGTCATGGCCGCCGTGGCTCAGTATTACTCCGACAACCTGCGCAACGAAGTCTTGAAGGGCATGGATGAAAAAGTCCGGCAGGGCTGGCCCACGGGACTTGCGCCGTTCGGATACCAGAACGTGGAGAACCGCAACGAGCCGGTGGTTCCGCATCCCGTCGAATCCATAGCAGTGGCGCGCATTTTCGAGTTGTACTCGTCTGGCAACTGGACATTCAAAAGTCTCGGTGACCAGCTTGAGCGGGAGGGCATCATCTACCGTCCAAGCCAGCCGCGCTTTACGTCCTCGGCGCTCTCAAAGATTCTCAACAACCGATTCTACATGGGCCAGATTATCCGCCGCGGCCAGGCTTTCCCCGGCAAGTACCGCGCGCTGATTGACCGCAGCGTCTTTGAAGCCTGTCAGCAGTTGCTCCACGGCAAGAACCGGCGCACGGGCAATCCCGAAATCATGCTCTCCGGCGGCATCCTGCGCTGCGCGCATTGCGGCCACGCCATCACCGGAGAGTTCATCCGGCGCAAGCTGAGATGCGGCGGCGTCAATGTCCACACGTACTACAAATGCGGCAATAACAACCAGGCGCCGGAACATCCCAAAGTCCGCTGGCGCGAAGAGGCTGTTGAAGAAGCGCTCTTGCACGAGTTCCTTGCTCTGAAGCTGCCCACGCCGGAATCGGCGGAGTGGTTCCGAACAGCCTTGCGGGCCGGATTTGCGAACGTGGATGAAAACCAGCGCCGCCAAAAGCAAATGTTGGGCAAGCGCACAACTGAATTGGTGAACATGCAGGACCGGTTGTTGAATGGCTATCTGGCTGGAGCCATTGACGAGGCAGTTTTCAACCGCAAATCCACCGAGTTGAAAGCGCAAGCCGTGGAGACTCAAAGCGCTCTGGAAAAGGCGGATGCGTACGATCCCGAAGCGGCGGAGCGCGCCCTGTCAGTGTTCGACTTCAGCCAGAATTTGGCCGAGCGCTGGCGCGGTTCGAACTATTCAGTCCGGCGTGAAATCCTGCTCTGCGTGAGTTCGAACCGGCTCCTTGGCACTACAACTCTTGAACTGCAAAAGAGAAAGCCCTTCGACGCGCTCGCCGAAGATCTCGTTTTGAAGATTGGTCGGGGCGACTGTACAGACTTCGAACCAACTTCTTTCATTGATTCATTCCTTCGTCCACCCGAACCGCACATTCTAACCGCTGCGCGATTGGAACGGGAGAACACTTTCTGTTAA
- a CDS encoding metal/formaldehyde-sensitive transcriptional repressor, with product MLDPRHKKKLLQRISRIRGQLNGVENMLAQDRHTFKILQNAAACRGALNGLMAEIIEAHIHQLSDTGSQKQKESASELIDIVHAYLK from the coding sequence ATGCTTGACCCGCGCCACAAAAAGAAACTGCTCCAACGCATCAGCCGGATCCGGGGACAGCTTAACGGCGTGGAAAACATGCTTGCGCAAGACCGGCACACGTTCAAAATTCTCCAGAACGCGGCGGCTTGCCGTGGCGCGCTCAACGGTCTCATGGCGGAGATCATCGAAGCTCACATTCATCAACTTTCCGATACTGGTTCGCAGAAACAGAAAGAGTCCGCCTCGGAGTTGATTGACATCGTGCATGCGTACCTCAAATGA